tgGCAAGGCtacatactatcacctctattatttaacgcttattttGAAGAGGTAATGTGAGAAACTCTgaaagatgaaacagtcggcataagagtaaatgaagtcttagttaacaacatcagatatgcagatgatacagtagtaatagccgatagtttacaagacctgcaaagactcatgagtaaaatagtgaggtgtagtagggagtacggactctctgtcaatattaaaaacacgaagtttatgaaaattagtaaagaCAACCATAATACTAAAAAAATCTTGATAGTAGAAGGCCAGCatatcgaaagagtaaaaaagtacacttacctaggaacacttataaccgaaaataatgactacactgcagaaatcaaagtcagaatcgaaaaagcacgttctaattttatgaaaatgaaaaaggtcctatgtagcaaagatttaacgttagctcttaaagtacgcctaacaaaatgttacgtatccAGTGTACTATAcgatggagtggaatcatggacgttaaatgtaaaGACAATGAGATTACTTAACGCCTTTGAactgtggacctatagaagaattatgagggtttcctgggtagatagagttacgaacaacgaagtactaagaagaataggtaaagagaaggaagttgaacttacaattaaagaaagaaaactacagtatctcggacatgtgatacggggcgagaagtatggcatcctgcgactcataatgcaaggaaaagtagatggcagaagaagcatcggaagaagacgaatttcatggctgaagtacctgcgagaatggtttggatgcagctcaaaacaactatttagagctactgcctcaaaaattaaaatatctgtgatgattgccaacctccgtagcggagatggcacctgaagaagaagaagggttgGATAGAATAAGGCTAAATACATTTGAGCATTACCAACTCGAACCCTAAAACTTCGTAGAAGTGTCACTTAAGGCCCTAATAACCTTTGTTAAAAAGGTTAGGCTCAAGGAATAACTCTAACCTAGGGATGAGTCAAAATAGACCTTTAAGGTCGAGTGGAAGGGGTGTTAAGCTTCCACTCATATCGAACTTAAACTAACCGAACACCGATGTGCACACACCTAACACTCaacctaaaattaatttaagacaGTACGGTCACATTTGAAAACCCCAAATGAGAATCACACAATACGAAGAATACGAAGTCTAATTTCTGGTATGGGAAGAAGTACGCCAAAATAAAAGAAATGGCGGGAGTTGAATATTACTATAATATAAGACGGTAATCAAGACATAATTTATTTATCTATCAATTAAttttagtgcagtcattgaagctttttagctcagaaattttttactatgaaccgatttacatgaaattttggaattaggtTTATCCTACctttaacttcaaaagtgatattgacccgaactcggttttcaccctgggggtggttgccccCATTTTCGGTGgtggattttttttttcaaaataacctcagATATCGAAAGAAAACctaattttaaggaaaaaatgttgtataaagttatttcaaaaacccaatacttttcaagttaaaataaaaatgtataccatttttattcagttgcaatgcgaaggcaaaacaatcttacttttcaattagaatacggagtgcagtcccttgaatcgcgattttcggctcttattggagccttcatcggaaagaacgtaggcactgttctccatattttaactgattcgcatcgagaggttttcccacccattgcaactgaagtgatgatagtaggtggctagcgccatctggcattgaaagacgaagtagttttcaattctaatagtaaattattaatattgaaaatattaaaaatattactaaaagatttttaaattgaaaacttattgataCACTTTCCTgatgacacctccaagacttctacaatttgcaagtcaaatggatgctgcagtgaagacgagagggaaggaactctacactatgcaattcacatcccccgtctgcagctggtaaagttccaacgaaaaaatgcacctagttactctacggagtaatacgactataaaataaaaatctataccatttctattcagttgcaatgcgaaggcaaaacaatcttacttttcaattagaatacggagtgtagtccagtcccttgaatcgcgattttcggctcttattggagccttcatcggaaagaacgtaggcactgttctccatattttaactgattcgcatcgagaggttttcccacccattgcaactgaagtgatgatagtaggtggctagcgccatctggcattgaaagacgaagtagttttcaatcctaatagtaaattattaatattgaaaatattaataatattactaaaagatttttaaattaaaaacttattggtacactttcctggtgacacctccaagacttctacaatttgcaagtcaaatggatgctgcagtgaagacgagagggaaggaattctacactatgcaatgtCACTATGTCACAATGTCAATACACTAtgtctcgtcttcactgcagcatccatttgacttgcaaattgtagaagtcttggagatgtcaccaggaaagtgtaccaataagttttcaatttaaaaatcttttagtaatatttttaatattttcaatattaataatttactattaggattgaaaactacttcgtctttcaatgtcAGATGGCGCTAgacacctactatcatcacttcagttgcaatgggtgggaaaacctctcgatgcgaatcagttaaaatatggagaacagtgcctgcGTTCTTtacgatgaaggctccaataagagccgaaaatcgcgattcaagggactggactgcactccgtattctaattgaaaagtaagattgttttgccttcgcattgcaactgaataaaaatggtatacatttttattttatagtcgtattactccgtagagtaactaggtgtaTTTTTCCGTTgaaactttaccagctgcagacgggggatgtgaattgcatagtgtagaattccttccctctcgtcttcactgcagcatccatttgacttgcaaattgtagaagtcttggaggtgtcaccaggaaagtgtaccaataagttttcaatttaaaaatcttttagtaatatttttaatattttcaatattaataatttactattaggattgaaaactacttcgacttttcaagttattggcaattgaaaatccgtaattttctcacgattttcaacagtttttttaaatatctccaaAAGTATGCATTTTAAAGATaatattataatgaataaaattgtagcagataaaaaaataaacaaactagtttttttaaagagtgttctaagtgcaaaattaagcgagatattgaagatcaaagccgttttttattttgtgtgaaatttaatcgatgtattcaatgccATCTAGCGGAGAGCGAATAAATTTTATGCATGCTAATGAGAAAGCATTTTATAGTGAttaaaatgagcactgttaaaaGTCTTTTGTACTTATAATGAGTGAGCGATAATGAAAAAAGAGGAACATCTAAtggtttttttaaatcaatggatttcataagtgccatttccaccaaaattaaaattagtcgtattccgtctagaatcaactttaatataaagagtttgatggattctagcagtttcgctgctttggaacacatattttttgaaaaaatcccgattttaagaaaaattttttcgaattttaaaaaaACCACCTTTTTTTCATAATGTCTCAAAAATAGTGAAAGATACGTACAAAAGTGTAATAACAACAataaaaataggttttttttttgccaaaaattttggtttgtttgtttttcctatcacacaaaaattgACGAAGATATGATTTTTTAAAGAGCGCGCTGTAGCGCAACCACAGTCTCTCTCTCGAGCCCTTTGAGCCTTCACcctttcaaaataaaatgtttttcactACATATTATACTGAAAAAGGTTGTAGCTCTTTTAATTACCTTCAAAATGGTTTTTTATAAGTTGTGATATcttcaaaattgaagtagttATGGCTCAAAAACTAAATCATACAcattcaatattttaatttagggGTAATTTTAAGGGTTAAAGAACTTGAGTATATGACTTTTCAGCATAGCTTTTTCGAGAACGTGGAaagatttttaaatactttttagtttatcaaaagaaattttttatacatttttaaacgaggaattgattttaagggttgaaaggggttaacaattaaataattaagatagagaacgtaaaatattatttactctatatttaagtcttcttgtcaaaccaaattaattttttgtaaattttttctatttagttgTTTTAAGGGTTTAAAGGGGATTAACAATAtgataattaagatagagaacgtaaaatatcatttactctacatttaaatctttttatgtcatactaaattaaattttctgtaaattttttcaatttaggGGTTGTTTTCAAGGGTTGTACGGTTTTCAAGAGGATGAAAATAAGTTTAACATGAGGTTATTGTGTTAGAAAACACTTCACAATGTCactctttattattaaacacgttttctggcgataaaatggctcaatgtcaatttttccattaaggggttgttttcaccacttaaaaataaaaaacggagttcgggccaatatcacttttgaagtgaagggtaagataagcctaataattccaaaatctcatgtaaattggttcatagtaaaaaatttcggaggtaaaaacctattttacgcttcaatgactgcactatttATTAAACTTGTAAAAAATTGAAATCTAGCACCACTTATACGactataaaaaataatcaatatcTTACCAAATTTATCGTCACTATTAGGTCGTGTTGATGATGCTTCCCCTTCTTGGTTTTCTTGGTATTTTTCGTTACAGCAGCTGCGGCTACCTTAGCTGGGGCTTGCTTAATAGGCTGTCCCTTTTGTGCCACTGCTGGTTTCTGACCAGGCTTGCACGGCGTCTTAGGGCCTGTATTCTTAGGTCCGTGTGTCGGAGTTCTTTGACCAGCTTGCTTCTGAGCGATGTGACCGCTGCCATCTGCTGGTTTGTTGCGAGcctgaaattaaagaaaaataatgttACAAGGTTAGTATCTGCAGCCGTTATAATCATTTTATAACTTTGAAGCCTGTGAATAGAACATGAGAGAAGTAAACCATTTTTGGACAATTTGAAAGTTAATAAAAATGTTGTGAGAccattttcttgtggcatgttgtAGATATTTTTATATGAGATTACATCACAACTGATTCTTATAAGAACCAAATTTTATATTTGCCTTAAAGTTTCAATAACCAATCCAGAAATGGTTTTCAAAAAGTTTTGGAATAAAAACATCTACACTACATTAATGATATTGACTGGTGTATAGATGAAGCTTCCCATCAAACTTCTACCTACCAGACAGAGGCAGACCAGTAACCGGATGAAGGTTACGTTCGATTAGATATCTACTTCCGTTAGCTTCAAGGAAGGTGATGCAGTCTGGCTATACCAACCAATAAAAAGGAAAGGTCCGAGTCCCAAGTTGGAGCTACCCTGAAAGAGACCGTCTCTGGTCACTAAAAAGATTAacgacatatatatatatatatatatatatatatatatatatatatatgtaaataccaaataaataaaaatttaaataaatggtaaaaaacagcacacatcgtttctatcctggtGTGCTGTTTtgtgtgctgttttttaccatttatttaaatttttatttatttggtatttacatcttagcgttagGCAGCGCTCTCTGCCGAACTCAGAATGtacgcatatatatatatatatatatatatatatatatatatatatatatatatatatatatatatatatagggtatCATTTGTGATTTCCGTAGGGTCTCTTTTTATAGATTAATGTATCTTTTATATCACGAATATATCtataattttcatatcacgactgtcaatattgtTCCTCtttaatacacatatatacatgctttttatgttgaaccttatcaaatgcctttttaaagtctACAAAATATAAGTACATGACCTGATTCATGTCtatgcatctctgggccagcacattaaagccgaacaaagcatctcttgtgctcataccatttctaatTTCTAAAGCCGAATTGTTTGTCACTAATTTCATATTCAAGAGATTTAACAATTctgctgtgtattattttcaaaaatgttttaagtgtgtgactcattaaagctATTGTTCTGTGATCTGATCTGAGTAGGTTGTTGCACTTGAATTTTTGGGAGTTGCTGTAAAGGTAGATTGCAGCCATTGTCTGGAGATTATGGCAGcctgatatattagattaaagagttcaaccattacattAATAACATCTTTATCAATGAGTTTTAATAATTTGAGGGGCACATCATCTAGTCCAGTAGTTTTACCCTCTTTTGTGTTTTTGATGATATAGATGACTTCTCCTGttaatattggtggtccggtatcctctgtgatttctaatgacagttctTCTCTTTATCATTAAATAGTTGTTATATGTAATTGGTCCAgtgcagtggcgtaacaaactctgtcccccccgcagaattggaaatggggccccccaataaaaaattactaaatgcgacttgtgcaacaaaaactaatataaaaattgaagaaaaatcttctgcgtaaaaggtatatttattttaaaaccccaaaaaagggctacaaatacaaAACAAGACAAAAcattttcgctctaaagagagcatcatcagtgttctctgtcagctctacatgctaagccaccagaAATACATGGGTGAAAACCCTTAAAATTCcgactaaaagtcttacattaAAATGTTATATACTAAATCCTGACGATGCATGAAATTAATAAGGATACCTTAAGGCATTATATGACTTTCCACGAAGCACGTGGGTTGTTGAGTCGAATTCACATTTGTGTTTATTGGAATAAATATTACAGCCATTTGcgttcgtacttcttatgttgcacaccaAAATATTCGTtatcgcgataatccaaaacagtcgtatattcgtggaatggcccatagtgtATCCATGCactgtttatgacaacttagGTACAtgtttcatctttattggtatagaataaaatataacaaaaattaataaatgattactttattacatagtattattctgagatgaacaactttcttcgtgctctactatcagcgaatatatctacaattttattaaacgcttttatatgttcaatagtttgcatcaaatttttagacgttaatttgactgccttttcttcaatgcaaatgaatgaaaatttgcagacatatatgtattcgcgggaacaatacacgaatagtcaataattttttttatgtttattaattgttttaaaaaaaaacgattttaatggaaagtggttaaattttcttgttttttacaatgtagaaacttgaaacttttaccttttgtagctaatgatatgaactgtacataatttcactttttttacgttaattgtttacgttatactTCATAGataaacaatgaagtttcaaattttgaacgctcatatttgtttatataaaaatcggcgcttatggtaggggagcccaagcggggatttttgcagttacttgagcgcgtcagaCTATCATATGGgtagaaacctggtaccctgcagatgtacctctgccatatattggctcttaacacagggaagttcgttatggggggcccgaaaaaaaatctatccttaaaaatactcgaaattgtcagattaagataaggtaagttaagtacatgcaaaagagtgtatatttcaaaaatctgacgatttgagcggggcgtaaggaaatgcgtgaatcaaaaagtttcacaaaaaaagcgaatatttcgcgaaatgaacgtcagatcgaaaaactaaaaaatacgtattcaatatttttcaaaaatcgattgaatggtaccaaacatgacccccctaCGGAGAGggttggggggtaaatttaaaattttaaattcaaacccgtgatatttcgcaaaataaacataagATCCAAAAAATGTTATATACTAAATCCTGACGATGCATGAAATTAATAAGGATACCTTAAGGCATTATATGACTTTCCACGAAGCACGTGGGTTGTTGAGTCGAATTCTCTGTCTTCAAatagagaaaggtgaaagccaactgtAAGGCttagtcgacattttaagggttttaacccatgtatttttggtggcttagcatgtagagcttga
This genomic window from Diabrotica virgifera virgifera chromosome 1, PGI_DIABVI_V3a contains:
- the LOC126891044 gene encoding uncharacterized protein LOC126891044; protein product: MIKREARNKPADGSGHIAQKQAGQRTPTHGPKNTGPKTPCKPGQKPAVAQKGQPIKQAPAKVAAAAVTKNTKKTKKGKHHQHDLIVTINLVRY